One genomic region from Bombyx mori chromosome 6, ASM3026992v2 encodes:
- the LOC101742226 gene encoding DNA polymerase delta subunit 3 translates to MDENKSESLNSIKNIILDERRLVTYTSISKELCIHVNKAKIFLREFVDELRKNKPNVGLSVSYIISGSLKNNKLLTILVLEEELVSVKDKFSTIFFEHIYSVCYGHCTSIDKSAFIAINTFEDYLLCKGTVKNNICSKRSYEEIGTLKFKSQEVPEKNLKNSIKKDSKNSIKEENHNTQNEVKTIKDHDKKTDPVKSEIPSPKYNSVTNNKSLDKKSNGKSNGNIMGFLSKTPNVKMDINKKDKGDIENKTKITKKFDREETNIDDSSKTNGTEIKLTEKKSVNSIIAQKNEASTQKKDIKVEKIDIEVKVRNKKTNQGNSFGKKRKRVLHVSDSDSDCEKSDSLADEITLERESEDEIPPTPSATIVTITPGLVNAKKRRKIIDKTYTDEEGFMLTKKEEIYESCSDDEVHTKENVDIKKQVTVETTALKNVPIKQSKKKSSPSQKHKQPTMMNFFKKVPN, encoded by the coding sequence ATGGATGAAAATAAGTCAGAGAGCTTAAATTCTATAAAGAACATAATCTTAGATGAGCGGCGTTTAGTGACATACACATCCATTAGTAAAGAATTGTGCATTCATGTAAATAAGgcgaaaatatttttgagagAATTTGTTGATGAATTGAGAAAGAACAAGCCGAATGTTGGTCTTTCAGTCAGCTACATTATCTCGGGAtccttaaaaaacaataaacttcTAACTATTCTTGTACTAGAAGAAGAATTAGTAAGCGTGAAAGACAAATTCAGTACAATATTCTTTGAGCATATTTATAGTGTATGCTACGGCCATTGTACAAGTATAGATAAATCAGCATTTATAGCTATAAACACCTTCGAAGATTATTTGTTATGTAAAGGTACAGtcaaaaacaatatttgttCAAAGAGATCTTATGAAGAAATAGGCACTTTAAAATTTAAGAGCCAGGAAGTACCCGAGAAAAATCTGAAAAACTCCATAAAGAAAGATTCGAAAAACAGTATTAAAGAAGAAAATCACAATACACAGAATGAagtgaaaactattaaagatcATGATAAGAAAACAGATCCTGTAAAATCTGAAATTCCATCACCAAAGTACAATTCTGTTACTAACAATAAATCTCTTGATAAAAAAAGTAATGGAAAGTCTAATGGGAATATAATGGGATTTTTATCAAAAACACCAAATGTTAAAATGGATATTAACAAGAAAGATAAGGGAgatattgaaaacaaaacaaaaataacaaaaaaatttgataGAGAAGAAACAAACATTGATGATAGCTCTAAAACCAATGGAACTGAAATTAAATTGACAGAGAAGAAGTCAGTAAATAGTATAATCGCACAAAAAAATGAAGCATCAACTCAAAAAAAAGACATCAAAGTGGAGAAAATAGATATTGAAGTTaaagtaagaaataaaaaaactaaccagGGGAATTCTTTTGGAAAGAAACGCAAAAGAGTATTGCATGTTTCTGATAGTGATAGTGATTGTGAAAAATCAGATTCATTGGCAGATGAAATTACTTTGGAACGTGAATCTGAAGATGAAATTCCACCAACTCCATCAGCTACCATTGTTACCATAACACCTGGGCTTGTTAATGCAAAAAAGAGGAGAAAAATCATAGATAAAACTTATACAGATGAAGAAGGATTTATGTTAAccaaaaaagaagaaatttaTGAGAGTTGTTCAGATGATGAAGTGCATACAAAAGAGAATGTTGATATTAAAAAACAAGTCACCGTTGAAACCACTGCTCTGAAAAATGTGCCAAtaaagcaatcaaaaaaaaagtcttctCCATCACAAAAACATAAACAACCAACCATGATGAACTTCTTTAAAAAAGTACCAAATTAA
- the LOC101742360 gene encoding ATPase H(+)-transporting accessory protein 2 isoform X1, with the protein MAATMVSVWVFLISSIIGINASGELSILHSPESLSFSGSSKTFESLLKEIFSASLGLSVEENSEWNGLLITDPFNTPEAVVEVYISGISSLGSSADFKSKKYPLVVDEYEPDTFDVLKHRINQRFTNGGNKLVNINLSDSDQLLSYSNVLGDLDIPKVKKQSLQHLKSSVEEDFQFLSELAALKAVTEKVESGAISADNIIDFYNLRINSLHALRDFHGPNSLQTKEAKKLLGEALEELTKAFVKAYDGSVLVTAVTTDIVHTRRAIRSVSGNVELKNSSSKPTVDEDGYSADYAAIFNIILWFGVVFTFTLIAIVYALMDMDPGRDSIIYRMTNTRMKKDN; encoded by the exons ATGGCTGCAACTATGGTATCTGTATGGGTTTTCTTAATCTCTTCAATAATAG GTATCAATGCCTCTGGCGAACTAAGCATCCTCCATAGTCCTGAGTCGTTAAGTTTCTCTGGTTCCAGTAAAACTTTCGAGAGtcttttaaaagaaatattttctgCTTCTCTTGGCCTTTCCGTTGAAGAG AACTCCGAATGGAATGGATTATTGATAACTGATCCGTTCAACACTCCTGAAGCAGTTGTCGAAGTTTACATTAGTGGCATATCCAGTCTGGGGAGTTCC GCTGATTTTAAATCCAAAAAGTATCCTTTAGTTGTAGATGAGTATGAACCTGATACTTTTGATGTATTAAAACACAGAATCAATCAACGTTTTACCAATGGAGGCAATAAGCTTGTGAATATCAATTTAAGTGACTCTGATCAG ctTTTGTCATATTCAAATGTGTTAGGTGATTTAGATATTCCAAAAGTTAAAAAACAGTCCTTGCAGCACTTAAAATCTTCAGTTGAAGAAGACTTCCAATTTCTAAGTGAACTTGCAGCCTTAAAAGCTGTCACAGAAAAG gtggAATCTGGTGCTATCAGCGCAGATAATATCATCGACTTTTACAACTTACGAATCAATTCTTTGCATGCACTACGTGATTTCCATGGTCCTAACTCGTTACAAACTAAGGAAGCTAAAAAGTTACTGG GTGAAGCACTTGAAGAATTAACAAAGGCGTTTGTAAAAGCATATGATGGTTCAGTTTTGGTCACAGCTGTAACAACTGACATTGTCCACACGCGCCGTGCTATTCGCTCGGTATCTGGAAATGTCGAACTCAAGAATAGT TCAAGCAAGCCAACG GTCGATGAGGATGGTTACTCAGCTGATTATGCTGCCATATTCAACATCATCCTGTGGTTCGGTGTTGTATTCACCTTTACCTTGATCGCCATTGTATACGCCCTAATGGACATGGACCCCGGCAGGGACTCCATTATCTATCGTATGACCAACACTAGGATGAAGAAAGACAACTAA
- the LOC101742360 gene encoding ATPase H(+)-transporting accessory protein 2 isoform X2, which yields MAATMVSVWVFLISSIIGINASGELSILHSPESLSFSGSSKTFESLLKEIFSASLGLSVEENSEWNGLLITDPFNTPEAVVEVYISGISSLGSSADFKSKKYPLVVDEYEPDTFDVLKHRINQRFTNGGNKLVNINLSDSDQLLSYSNVLGDLDIPKVKKQSLQHLKSSVEEDFQFLSELAALKAVTEKVESGAISADNIIDFYNLRINSLHALRDFHGPNSLQTKEAKKLLGEALEELTKAFVKAYDGSVLVTAVTTDIVHTRRAIRSVSGNVELKNSVDEDGYSADYAAIFNIILWFGVVFTFTLIAIVYALMDMDPGRDSIIYRMTNTRMKKDN from the exons ATGGCTGCAACTATGGTATCTGTATGGGTTTTCTTAATCTCTTCAATAATAG GTATCAATGCCTCTGGCGAACTAAGCATCCTCCATAGTCCTGAGTCGTTAAGTTTCTCTGGTTCCAGTAAAACTTTCGAGAGtcttttaaaagaaatattttctgCTTCTCTTGGCCTTTCCGTTGAAGAG AACTCCGAATGGAATGGATTATTGATAACTGATCCGTTCAACACTCCTGAAGCAGTTGTCGAAGTTTACATTAGTGGCATATCCAGTCTGGGGAGTTCC GCTGATTTTAAATCCAAAAAGTATCCTTTAGTTGTAGATGAGTATGAACCTGATACTTTTGATGTATTAAAACACAGAATCAATCAACGTTTTACCAATGGAGGCAATAAGCTTGTGAATATCAATTTAAGTGACTCTGATCAG ctTTTGTCATATTCAAATGTGTTAGGTGATTTAGATATTCCAAAAGTTAAAAAACAGTCCTTGCAGCACTTAAAATCTTCAGTTGAAGAAGACTTCCAATTTCTAAGTGAACTTGCAGCCTTAAAAGCTGTCACAGAAAAG gtggAATCTGGTGCTATCAGCGCAGATAATATCATCGACTTTTACAACTTACGAATCAATTCTTTGCATGCACTACGTGATTTCCATGGTCCTAACTCGTTACAAACTAAGGAAGCTAAAAAGTTACTGG GTGAAGCACTTGAAGAATTAACAAAGGCGTTTGTAAAAGCATATGATGGTTCAGTTTTGGTCACAGCTGTAACAACTGACATTGTCCACACGCGCCGTGCTATTCGCTCGGTATCTGGAAATGTCGAACTCAAGAATAGT GTCGATGAGGATGGTTACTCAGCTGATTATGCTGCCATATTCAACATCATCCTGTGGTTCGGTGTTGTATTCACCTTTACCTTGATCGCCATTGTATACGCCCTAATGGACATGGACCCCGGCAGGGACTCCATTATCTATCGTATGACCAACACTAGGATGAAGAAAGACAACTAA